The genomic region AAAGTATCCTCACCAACTCCGCTCATCATTTCAGGGCACCCGGATCAATTGTTCGACCTATGGAAGCTTGCGGAGCAGCGGAGTCTTCCCCGGGCGAAGATGACCTTCCTGCGGCACCCGGTGGATCGCTACCTCTCGTGCTACTACTTCATACGCCGCAGCCACTACGTGCAAAAACACGTGGGCTCTTTCGATCTCGATCTCGAGCAAGCCTTGTCGTGCGATGACCGCAGGCTGGCCGGGAACATGATGACAAAGGTGCTCTCATCCCTCGGCACAGCGCGGGACTACAGGGAACCGGCCACGAAACAGGACCTGCTTCAAGCCGTCGAGAACCTCAAGGCCATGGATTTCATCGGATTGGTCGAGGAGTTCGACCTGAGCTATGCCCTGCTGGCGCACGAATTCGGCTTCGTCCCGCCCTGCGTCACCAAGTGGAATGTGAACGCCAAGTACGAAGGCAGAAATGAGATCTCGCCCAAGCTGGAGAGACAGATAAGGATCAAGAATCTGTTCGATTACGAACTCTATCAATTCGCGGTCGAGTTGTTTCGAGCCAGGGTTGTTGAAGCTGGAGAAGACTTGGCTCAGTTGCTCACGCAAATCAAGACGTCAGACCGTGTATACATGGTGAAGCAGCAGACATGAGGTCGTAGACATATTGAAAGCCTTCGGTTCGTTGTGCAACACGGCCATGCGCAGCCGCGTCTGCATGTTGATGTCATTCGGTTGCGGGCTCACGGGGATGAGCTTGAATGGCATTCAAGAGGTCAAGAGTACGATTCTCTTCAGCTCTACCACGAAAGATGCTAAAAGGGACCGAGTTAACTCGGTCCCTTTTTGTTTTTCTAGCCATTTCAATGCAATATTTCCGAATTAGTTACAATTGGATTAATTATGCCAAGATATTTTGATCTAACATTGTCGCTTCTTATTTCTTGCTTTCTCACAGTAAGTCTCATTTTCCTTACACAAGGCAATTCACCGCATATTCTGTCTATGGTTTCTTACGTCTTTTTTTACTTACTTGTTTTCCTAATAACCTTAGCAGCTATTCGTATACATCAATTCTTTTCCAAAAATAAGTTCTCTAAAAATAATCTTCAGGAATATAAAGAGAATTGCGCGGATTCTCCAATATTCAATCCGGCTGATGATATCTTCGAAAGGAAGTATTTTGCAAAGAAGATTGCAGATGAATTGCTCAGGGAAGAACCAACAAGTAATATAGTTATCGCAATTGAAGACGATTGGGGAAGTGGCAAAACTAGTTTAATGAATATAATTAGGTTCTATTTACTAGAGGGCTCTACTGAGTCGATAGTAATAAACTTTAATCCATGGTCAATCATTTCTTTAAACGTACTTGCAGAGAGCTTCATTTCTAAACTTATTTGTGCTCTCGGAAAGGAAAAAGAAATTCAAAATGAGCTTGCTGACTTTTTAGGAATCATTTTGCGGTTTAAATATTCAGCACTCGATGTACATGAAATTAAATCAAAGCTTTTCCCTGCAGCTAATTTGTCTAGTAAAGACTTGGTAGAGTTCGACACCAAAAGGCACCATATCAACCAATTGCTCCAAGATTCATGCAAGCCTATCTTCATATTTATTGATGATATTGATCGACTAAATCCAACTGAAATAAGAATGCTATTTCAACTTATTAAGGCTACATGCAATTTTAGTAATTTAAAATATTTAGTCGCTTATGATCCTATACCTGTTCAAAAAGCCTTGAGCTATGATGACAGTTATGATGGTCGCAAGTTTTTAGAAAAAATTGTCCAACAGTCTTATACTCTTCCGCATCTAAATTATATACAGCGCAAGAATTACGCCAACTCATTATTCAAGAAAGTCTTGGCAATTAATAATGAGTCGATAAGACCTTACGAAGAAGAAATTATAACCAGTGGAATTAACCTAATCGCAAGGAATCTTGAAACTCCAAGAGCTATCCTTAGAGTGGTGCATAACTTCAAGTTATCATTATCAATAAGAGAAGATGTGAATATAGGAGACATCCTATCTTTTGAGTTACTTCGCTTCATGTTTCCTTTTTCAGTGAAGGCTATTGCAGAGAGGCAAAGGCTTTTTTGTATAAATCACCAGCCTGTTGATCAGGACTATTCTGATATTGTATCCGAACATATTAATATTAAGAATACACCAGGCGAAGAATACCTAAAATATTTAGTTAAGCATAATAACCTAGATGAAAATTTATCCCATTCCTTTAGCCAGATTATGGGAACCATCTTTCCTAACATTATAAATGTTCATTGTGATGTCGACGAGGGCATCAGATCATGTAGAATTTACACCTCGAATGCACTCCAAGCCTTACTACTTAAGGCGTCAGGTGAGCATACTTTCTCTACGCAATTAATTAAAACTTTTCTAAATGTACCAAACAAGAGGGAATCAATTCTTAAAGAGATAGAACTAAAATACTCGGTATCAATACCGGTATGGATTTCTCATTTAAAAAGTTTTGTACCAGACGGCGGAAATCAAATAGATGATCTCATTCATAATTTAATGCAATTTTCGTTAAAAGTGTTTAATAATATGAATATAGATTGCAGTAATGAGACTTCTAGTCTTGCTATCCATGCTATTAAGCACGTTAATCCACCGTCGGATAAGCCGACCATTCTTGAAAACATCTTTATGTATAAGTATGATATTGCTGTCCAAGAAGGTATATTGCTAGATATGCTCGAAAATCTTGGCGTTTTTAACCGTGGTAAACTATACCCAGATAAGATAGTAGAGGAAAATTATTACAACGAGTTTAATATTACAACAAGCTTTGCAACTAGATTGATGAAGATTTGGCTGGCACATGCCGAAGAGCTCTTGAATGACGAGTGTTCACTTTCAAATCAGCCAAATTTTCTTAGTATTCTTTTTAGAATAGGGCAACTCGGTTCATTTGATAAAGTCCACAAGTTTGTAGAGAGGATTGTCCTCCCAAAAGAAAATAATATGAAAAGATTTATAGAGTTGTTTGACAATTCTGCACCGCAAGGCATCGACGCTTTGCTCGGACCAAACCTGGATCAGTTTATGTTTACAATAAGGGATAAGGCTGCTTATAAATCCTTCATTAGCCAATTAGAGCGACATAGTATTATTTCAAAAATTAAGTAGCTAGCGGTATTGATTCGTATTTGCTTTAGGTATGAGCGATCCTTTATTTGTACTGGTCTTTTGCCATTCAATTCGGATCCTCTTAAGTAGCTAAGTAAGCTATTACCGCACATAAAGATCAAGATTGCTCATATAATTCTTACCTGCCTGCCCACCCGCAACCTCAAATCCTTCCGCGACCCTGTTCAAAAACCAGCTTCCATTCAATAAATTCATGGCATTAGCCTGCTCTCTTTGGAGCCGGGGCTGTGCAAGCTGTACGTCCCCTTCAAGGACGAGCAGATCGTCGACACTCGGTGCGGAGCGCTGCACGGCAGGGCCATCTCCACGCGGGTCGACACGTGCGGCGGGTTCGCGGTCTTGAACATGTGCAGCATCACGGACAGGCTGTCGACCATCGGCCTGCGCGTGGACTACCT from Dehalobacter sp. harbors:
- a CDS encoding sulfotransferase family protein, translating into MATLNKDIFFYHVMKTAGTTVVRLLEQAYGADASCPLPTHESADPQPFFGKVSSPTPLIISGHPDQLFDLWKLAEQRSLPRAKMTFLRHPVDRYLSCYYFIRRSHYVQKHVGSFDLDLEQALSCDDRRLAGNMMTKVLSSLGTARDYREPATKQDLLQAVENLKAMDFIGLVEEFDLSYALLAHEFGFVPPCVTKWNVNAKYEGRNEISPKLERQIRIKNLFDYELYQFAVELFRARVVEAGEDLAQLLTQIKTSDRVYMVKQQT
- a CDS encoding KAP family NTPase, giving the protein MPRYFDLTLSLLISCFLTVSLIFLTQGNSPHILSMVSYVFFYLLVFLITLAAIRIHQFFSKNKFSKNNLQEYKENCADSPIFNPADDIFERKYFAKKIADELLREEPTSNIVIAIEDDWGSGKTSLMNIIRFYLLEGSTESIVINFNPWSIISLNVLAESFISKLICALGKEKEIQNELADFLGIILRFKYSALDVHEIKSKLFPAANLSSKDLVEFDTKRHHINQLLQDSCKPIFIFIDDIDRLNPTEIRMLFQLIKATCNFSNLKYLVAYDPIPVQKALSYDDSYDGRKFLEKIVQQSYTLPHLNYIQRKNYANSLFKKVLAINNESIRPYEEEIITSGINLIARNLETPRAILRVVHNFKLSLSIREDVNIGDILSFELLRFMFPFSVKAIAERQRLFCINHQPVDQDYSDIVSEHINIKNTPGEEYLKYLVKHNNLDENLSHSFSQIMGTIFPNIINVHCDVDEGIRSCRIYTSNALQALLLKASGEHTFSTQLIKTFLNVPNKRESILKEIELKYSVSIPVWISHLKSFVPDGGNQIDDLIHNLMQFSLKVFNNMNIDCSNETSSLAIHAIKHVNPPSDKPTILENIFMYKYDIAVQEGILLDMLENLGVFNRGKLYPDKIVEENYYNEFNITTSFATRLMKIWLAHAEELLNDECSLSNQPNFLSILFRIGQLGSFDKVHKFVERIVLPKENNMKRFIELFDNSAPQGIDALLGPNLDQFMFTIRDKAAYKSFISQLERHSIISKIK